In Dolichospermum flos-aquae CCAP 1403/13F, the following proteins share a genomic window:
- a CDS encoding thiamine phosphate synthase: protein MVSAHSHTQQTVYRILDANLDRAREGLRIIEEWCRFGLNNAQFSGICKHLRQELGTWHTAEIRAARDTQGDPGTDLSHPQEEQRADITSLLQANFCRVQEALRVLEEYGKLYHGNMGAACKQMRYQVYTLESNLMGYQRHQLLWRSHLYLVTSPADNLFAITEAALQGGLTLLQYREKTADDLIRLERATRLRELCHHYGALFIINDRVDLALAVDADGVHLGQQDIPIAVARQLLGHQRIIGRSTTNPQEMQGAIAEGADYIGVGPVYETPTKAGKAAAGLEYVKYVSQNCQIPWFAIGGIDMSNLNDVTKAGAQRVAVVRSLIESDQPTLATQYFLSQLHRIK, encoded by the coding sequence ATGGTTTCAGCCCATAGTCACACACAACAAACTGTTTATCGCATTTTAGATGCTAATTTAGATCGCGCTCGTGAAGGATTGCGGATTATTGAAGAATGGTGTCGGTTTGGTTTAAATAATGCCCAGTTTTCAGGTATATGTAAACACTTGCGTCAGGAGTTGGGTACTTGGCATACGGCAGAAATCCGCGCAGCACGAGATACACAGGGTGATCCAGGAACGGATTTGAGTCATCCCCAAGAGGAACAACGGGCTGATATTACATCGCTATTACAGGCTAATTTTTGCCGGGTGCAGGAAGCGTTGCGCGTATTAGAAGAATATGGCAAGCTTTATCATGGGAATATGGGAGCGGCTTGTAAACAAATGCGTTATCAAGTTTATACCCTGGAAAGTAATTTGATGGGTTATCAGCGTCATCAGTTATTATGGCGATCGCATTTATATCTGGTAACATCTCCCGCAGATAATTTATTCGCAATTACCGAAGCGGCTCTTCAAGGTGGATTAACTCTGTTACAGTATCGGGAAAAGACCGCTGATGATTTAATCCGCTTGGAACGGGCGACAAGACTGCGTGAATTATGTCACCATTATGGGGCTTTATTCATTATTAATGATCGGGTAGATTTAGCTTTGGCTGTAGATGCTGATGGTGTCCATTTGGGACAACAGGATATACCCATTGCTGTAGCGCGTCAATTACTGGGACATCAGCGCATTATCGGACGCTCTACCACAAATCCCCAAGAAATGCAAGGGGCAATTGCCGAAGGTGCGGATTATATTGGTGTGGGGCCTGTGTATGAAACACCGACTAAAGCGGGTAAAGCCGCAGCGGGTTTAGAGTATGTGAAATATGTTTCCCAAAATTGTCAGATTCCTTGGTTTGCAATTGGGGGAATAGATATGAGTAATCTTAATGATGTGACGAAGGCAGGGGCGCAACGGGTAGCTGTAGTGCGATCGCTCATCGAATCAGATCAACCTACCCTAGCAACTCAGTATTTTCTTTCGCAACTGCACCGCATCAAATAA
- a CDS encoding DUF1565 domain-containing protein has translation MIVPQKSVNTRKNSLSCSILSLTVGLGVTSTILFITSASSVFAQIPTVGEQILQREKTISQINQSFVNPSIGNDKTGNGSISAPWRTISQALEASPSNSVIILSPGTYSVQSGEVFPLMLKPGIAIQGNINNKGQTVTITGGGEFLSRRFGGQNVTIVGANQASLSGVTVTNTNPRGYGLWIESSNIIVRENTFTKNTQDGIAVAGDGTPSISKNVFVRNGANGITISGNARPEIRENIFQETGFGINIAQNASPVVVANQIQNNRSGIIVQANATPMLRNNLIQGNREDGLVVIAQARPDLGSSYDPGKNIFRNNGRHDINAQTAKLVISAAGNNLVSSRISGKVDLQGTTASTARNPGANSLSTETSARRPITFSAPTVPNAPNQRTVTPLKIKPVSNPNQLPRVPNNLSNPSQFNYTQLDSGAIEFVAPQAATGENMQNSAPISDPQIYTATGQNVSYRVLVLVANQQQQNLVSSLVTGAFPKVWQGRRVVQVGVFNSQESASEMVNLFNSKGLKSVVQAVK, from the coding sequence ATGATAGTCCCCCAAAAATCTGTGAACACCCGAAAAAACTCCCTGAGTTGCTCAATTTTGAGTTTAACAGTTGGTTTAGGAGTGACGAGTACAATACTCTTCATAACCAGTGCAAGTAGTGTCTTCGCTCAAATTCCGACGGTCGGCGAACAAATACTTCAACGTGAAAAAACAATCTCTCAGATTAACCAATCATTTGTCAACCCCAGTATAGGAAATGACAAAACAGGTAATGGTAGTATTAGCGCACCTTGGCGGACAATTAGCCAAGCCCTAGAAGCATCACCTTCTAATAGTGTAATTATCCTCTCTCCCGGTACATATAGCGTCCAAAGTGGAGAAGTATTTCCTTTAATGTTGAAACCTGGTATAGCCATTCAAGGCAACATTAACAATAAAGGCCAAACTGTGACAATTACTGGTGGTGGCGAATTTCTCAGTCGCCGGTTTGGTGGTCAAAATGTGACTATTGTTGGTGCTAACCAAGCTAGTTTAAGTGGTGTCACCGTCACTAATACCAATCCTCGTGGTTATGGATTATGGATTGAATCCAGTAATATTATAGTTCGGGAAAATACCTTTACTAAGAATACCCAAGATGGAATTGCTGTCGCTGGTGATGGGACACCCAGTATTAGTAAAAATGTTTTTGTTCGCAATGGTGCTAATGGCATAACTATTTCTGGAAATGCTCGCCCCGAAATCAGGGAAAATATCTTTCAAGAAACTGGTTTTGGGATTAATATTGCCCAAAATGCGTCTCCGGTGGTGGTAGCTAACCAAATTCAGAATAATAGATCGGGGATTATTGTCCAAGCAAATGCTACACCAATGCTAAGGAATAATCTGATTCAAGGTAACAGAGAAGATGGTCTAGTCGTAATTGCCCAAGCTAGACCAGATTTAGGTAGTAGTTATGACCCAGGAAAGAATATCTTTCGGAATAATGGTCGTCATGATATCAACGCCCAAACTGCGAAGTTGGTGATTTCTGCGGCGGGAAATAATTTGGTTAGTAGTCGGATCAGCGGTAAAGTGGATCTTCAAGGTACAACCGCATCTACAGCCAGAAATCCTGGTGCTAATTCTTTATCAACAGAAACTTCAGCCCGCAGGCCAATCACATTTTCTGCCCCCACAGTTCCCAATGCTCCTAATCAAAGAACGGTAACACCTTTAAAAATTAAACCCGTTTCTAATCCCAATCAATTGCCACGAGTACCAAATAATCTATCTAATCCATCCCAATTTAATTATACTCAACTTGATTCTGGTGCTATTGAATTTGTAGCTCCTCAAGCAGCCACAGGGGAAAATATGCAAAATTCAGCCCCAATATCAGACCCTCAAATTTATACAGCTACTGGGCAAAATGTCAGTTACCGGGTGCTAGTGTTGGTTGCAAATCAGCAGCAACAGAATTTAGTCAGTTCTCTGGTTACTGGTGCTTTTCCCAAGGTTTGGCAAGGCCGCAGGGTGGTGCAGGTGGGAGTTTTCAATAGTCAAGAAAGTGCCTCTGAAATGGTTAACCTCTTCAATAGCAAAGGTTTAAAATCAGTTGTTCAGGCTGTGAAATAA
- a CDS encoding aldo/keto reductase family protein encodes MKYRQLGNSELHVSEISLGSWGIYEGVEQQNVEASIHKAFDVGINLIDTSNSYAAGGAESFLGEVLQGIERSSYILATKVFFPMSPTDQGLSAVQIKKQIDASLKRLRTDYIDLYQCHRYDPNTPLEETMMALTEVVHQGKARYIGFSEWSPEQIQAAFNLADVEHFVSSQPQYSMLWREPEAEVFPLCATNGVGQIVWSPLAQGILTGKYQPGQAPPQDSRAANEKMNLFLLENLFSDRILTAVQKLKPIAQDLNLSMAQLALAWVLHSEYVSSAIIGASRPEQIVDNAAASGVQLNADVLAAIDQGLASLCL; translated from the coding sequence ATGAAATACAGACAATTGGGTAACAGCGAACTGCACGTTTCCGAAATCAGTCTCGGTTCCTGGGGTATTTATGAAGGTGTAGAACAGCAAAATGTAGAGGCTTCCATTCACAAAGCATTTGACGTTGGCATTAACTTGATTGACACTTCTAATTCTTACGCTGCGGGTGGCGCTGAGTCATTTTTGGGAGAAGTATTACAAGGAATTGAGCGATCTTCTTATATCTTAGCGACAAAAGTATTTTTTCCCATGTCACCTACTGATCAAGGACTTTCAGCAGTCCAGATCAAAAAACAAATTGATGCTTCCTTAAAGCGATTGCGTACCGATTATATTGACTTATATCAATGCCATCGCTACGATCCGAATACACCTTTGGAGGAAACAATGATGGCACTCACTGAGGTAGTGCATCAGGGAAAAGCTCGTTACATCGGCTTTAGCGAGTGGAGTCCAGAGCAAATTCAAGCAGCATTCAATCTGGCTGATGTTGAACACTTTGTTTCCAGTCAGCCCCAGTATTCTATGCTTTGGCGCGAACCGGAAGCGGAAGTCTTTCCATTGTGTGCAACTAATGGTGTTGGTCAGATTGTTTGGTCGCCGTTAGCTCAAGGTATACTCACAGGTAAATACCAGCCGGGACAAGCTCCTCCTCAAGATTCTCGCGCTGCAAACGAAAAAATGAATTTGTTTTTGCTGGAGAATTTGTTTAGCGATCGCATTCTCACAGCAGTACAGAAACTGAAACCCATTGCCCAAGACTTAAATTTGAGTATGGCACAGTTAGCTCTGGCTTGGGTACTACACTCTGAATACGTATCTTCAGCAATTATCGGCGCTAGTCGTCCAGAACAAATTGTTGATAATGCTGCTGCATCAGGAGTGCAACTAAATGCCGATGTACTGGCAGCAATTGACCAAGGACTGGCATCCTTGTGTCTTTAG